DNA from Rhizobacter sp. J219:
GGCGCGCAACCTGGCCTACGTGCTCACGCGCTTCGACAACGGCATCTCGGTGGTCAACACCTCGGGCAACCTGAGCGAAGTGGCGCACGTGCGCATGTTCAACCCCGAGCCGAGCGAAGTCGTCGTCGGCCGCCCCTTCCTCTACGACGCCACGCTGACCTCCAGCCGCGGCGACTCGTCGTGCGCGGGCTGCCACATCTTCGGCGACATGGACCACCTCGCGTGGGACCTTGGCAACCCGGACGAAGAAGGCATTGCCAACACCAACGCCTACAGCCCGGAAGCGCCGAACTTCGGCCGCACGGCCACCTTCCATCCGCTGAAGGGGCCGATGACCACGCAGACCCTGCGCGGCATGCGCGGCCAGGGCCCGCTGCACTGGCGCGGTGACCGGCGCGGCAACAACCGCGTCGCCGGCCAGTCGCTGGAAGATGCGGCCTTCAAGGAGTTCAACGGCGCCTTCGTCGGCCTCCTGGGCCGGGGTTCGCAGCTCACCGCCGCGCAGATGGACCAGTTCACCAAGTTCGCGCTGCGGCTCGTGTTCCCGCCGAACCCGGTCGGCAACCTGGACGGCAGCCTCACCGCCGACCAGACCGCGGGCATGAACGTCTACAACTCGCGTGTGGACGGCCTGAGCACCTGCAACGACTGCCACACGCTGAACCCGGCCACGGGCCGCTTCGGCACCGACGGCACGATGGCGGTGGAAGGCAACAACGTCGCCGAGAACTTCAAGATCGCCGGGCTGCGCAACATGTACCAGAAGATCGGCATGTTCGCGACCAACAGCGGTGCGACGGGCACGCCCTCGTTCGGCAACCAGATCCGCGGCTTCGGCTTCGAGAACAGCGGCCAGTTCGGCAACCTCGACACCTTCTTCGCCTCGGCGGCCTTCCAGCTGACGACCGCGCAGCAGCAGCAGATCGACCGGCTGATGATGAGCGTTCCGACCGAGAACGCCAACATCGTCGGCCAGCAGGTGACCATCAGCCCGAGCAGCCCGTCTGCCGCGCGCACCCGCCTCGACATGCTGGTGGCCCGCGCCCTGGTGACCTCGCCGCGCCGCGAATGCGAGCTGGTGGCCAAGGGTGTGATCGGCAACGTGTCGCGCGGCTGGGTGATGAACGCATCGCGCAACTTCGTGCCCAACAGCAGCGCCGAACAACCCGTCACCTTGCAAGGCCTGCTCGACCAGGCCGCCTCCGACGGCGGCGCGCCCATCACCTTCACCTGCGCGCCGGTCGGCAACGGCACACGCATGGGGGTGGACCGTGATGGCAACGGCACCCGCGACCGTGGCTGAAGACTGAGCCCACGATCGACAGCGCCGGTGCCTCAGCGCACCGGCCTTTCGCTCACGGCCCCGCCGCGCGACAGCGTGGCGGGGTTTTTTCATGCGGAACGCGGCTTGCCCGCGCCAGGCGTCCTCAGCTCTGCACGCGATGCGCAGGAGACCGCCATGCCCAAGCCGCTCATTCACCAACGCGTCGGCGCACTGCTCCTGGCGTGTGTCGCCGGCGCCGCGCAAGCCACGCTGATCACTTTCGACGAACACCCATACCTGCCCGGCCCGCCAGGCGACGAATTCGCCTGGTATGCCGACCCGATCGGCGACCGCTACGACGCCCTCGGCGTGGACATCGGCGATGGCTACCTGCGGCCCCTCGGCAGCGACAACGAGTACACCGGCAGCCAGTACCTGCTCGGCGGCCCGTCGTTCAGCATTCGCTTCACCGGCGCGCTGCCGACTTACGTGAGCCTGTCCTTCGCCTCGCCGTCACCCCCGCTGCGGTCCATCGTCACCGCCAGCGGCCCGGGCAGTTTCTCGGTCCTGGCCGACACCGGTGGCTACTACTGGGGCGGGCCCGACATCGGCCTCGTGGAAACGCCCTACCGAGCGCACAGCACGGCCAGCTTCTTCTCCTTGCAGGGAATCGCCCAGCTCGACTTCTCGACCCACGGCATCAGCCGCAACATCGGCAAGATCGACAACCTTTATTTCGGCCACGTGCCGGCGGTGCCCGAGCCGGCCTCGCTGGCCCTTTGGGCCGCGGGCCTCGGCGTGCTGGGGGCGCTGGCGAAGCGTCAGTCGGCCAGGCGTTCGTAGCCGGCGCCCGCCGGCGACACGACCGAGATGAAGCGCAGCGGCTCGGCACCGGCGTTGAACACGCCGTGCACACAGCCGCGCGGGGCCACCACCACGTCGCCGGCCTGCAGCGGGCGCGTCGTGCCGGCCGCGTCGAGCTGGTAGTCGCCGCGGCCGCTGAGGATGGTCCAGGTGTCCTGCCCCTCGGGGTGCACATGGGCCGGGATGCACTGGCCGGGCTCTACGTGCCAGGCCACGATCACCGCGTCGGGCGTTTCGGCCACCACGATGCGCAGCGGCTCACCCTCGCGGGTGGGTTGGAAGTGGGCGGCGCTGGGGAAGATGCGGTTCGGGCTCATGCCCCGGGCGGCTCGCAAAAACCAGGCCGGGCTGCGGCTCACCCGAGCGTGTCGGCCCAGATGTTGCGCGCCCAGCCCTCGGCATACGCCGCCTCGGCCTCGTTGCGTTGCGCCGAGACGCCGCCGGAGCCGGGCACCGGCTTGAAGGTGGCCTCGGCCGCCACGTACTCGTGCACGCTCGCGACATGGATCGCGCTCGCATCGGCCACGTGGCTGTAGCAGGTGTTGGTGAGCATGGGGCGCGGGTTCACCGGCTGGCCCGTGAGCTGCGCCACGATCGCAGCCGCCGCCACCTTGGCATGCGCGTTGGCCATGTGGCCGCTCTTGGGCATGCCGCCGGCGGCGAGCACCGCGTCGCCGAGCACGTGCACGTCTTTCGCGGCGGTCGATTCGAGCGTGAGCCAGTCGACCTTGCACCAGCGGCCGGCATTCATCAGGCCGCTCTCGGCGGCGATGGTGTTGGCGCGCATCGGCGGCAGCAGGTTGAGCACGTCGGCGCGCACGTCGTCCTGCACTTCGATGCGGATGCGCCCGCCCTCCACGCCGATCACCTTGTGCAAGGGCCGGAACTCCACCCTCCCCGGGTACAGCTCGGCCCACGCTTTTTTGAAGAGGGTCGGCTTGGAGGTTACGTCGGGGTTCGCGTCGAGGATCAGCACCTTGGCTCTCGGCTTCGCCCGCTGGAAGTAGGCGGCGATCACGCTCGCGCGCTCATAGGGTCCGGGCGGACAGCGGTAGGGCGCTTCGGGCACCGAGATCGCGTAGACGCCGCCATCGGGCATGGCTTCGAGCTGGCGCCGCAGCGCGAGCGTCTCGGGCCCGGCCTTCCACGCCGGCAGCACCTGGCCGCTCGCGTGCGCGGCGCGCAGGCCGGCGATCTCGTCGAACAGCAGCTCCACGCCGGGTGAAACGACCAGCTTGTCGTAGCGCACGCTCGCCCCGCCGGCGAGCGTGACGGTCTTCGTGGGGGTGTCGAGGCGGGTGGCGCTGTCACGCACCCAGGTCACCCCGTGGCGTGACACCAGCGTGTTGTACGAGTGCGTGATGTCGGACAGCCGGCGCATGCCGCTCAGCACCAGGTTCGACACCGGGCACGACACGAAGCTCGCCTCTGGCTCGATCAGCACCACGTCGATCGTCCGGTCGGACAGCAGTCGCACGTAACGCGCCGCGGTGGCGCCGCCGAAGCCGCCGCCGACCACCACCACCTGCGCGCGTGCCGGCACGGTGGGCGCAGTGCCGCAGGCCCCGAGCGTGAGTGCGGCGCTGCTGCCGAGCAGGAGGTCGCGCCGTTTCACGGCGCCACCCTCGGCAGCGCGGAGAAGTAGGCCGCGAGTTGTTCGATCTGCTCCGGTGTGTAGCCCTTGGCGATCTGGTGCATCACCGTCGCGGGGCGGGTGCCGTCGCGAAAGGCGGTCAGCTGCGACTGCAGGTACTGCCGGTCGAGGCCGCGCAGGCTCACCATGCCGGCGCCGCTCACCGCGCGGCCGTCGGTGCCGTGGCAGGCCGCGCAGGTCGCGGCGAGCGAGCGTGTGGCAAGGTCGCCGCCAGGCTGCGCTGGCACGCTCGATGCGGCCAGCAGGCCGGCCAGAAACATGCCCGCGTGTCGTCGTCTCGCCATGCGTTCGTCTCCGTTCTTCGTGGCGCTGCATCTTGCGCCGCAGCGGGTCATTCCCCAGTCGCGTCAGGGTTTTAGCCTTGCCGCATGCTCGCCAGCCTCACCACCCCGGCAGCAAGGAGACGACCCGATGGCCACCCTTCACGTCAACGGCAAACCCCGAACCGTCAAGGTCGAACCCGAGACACCGCTGTTGTGGGTGCTGCGCGAGCAACTCGGCCTGACCGGCACCAAGTACGGCTGCGGTGTCGCCGCCTGCGGCGCCTGCACGGTGCACATCGACGGCCAGCCCACGCGCAGCTGCGTGCGGCCGGTGTCGTCGGTGTCGGCGAAGGAGAAGATCGTGACGATCGAAGGCCTGTCGGCCAAGGGTGACCACCCGGTGCAGAAGGCCTGGCAGGCGATGGACGTGCCGCAGTGCGGCTACTGCCAGTCCGGAATGATCATGGCCGCGGCCGCGCTGCTGAAGCAAAAGCCCAACCCGACCGACGCCGACATCGACGCGGCGATGACCAACATCTGCCGCTGCGGCACCTACAACCGCGTGCGCGCCGCGATCAAGGCCGCGGCCAAGGGCGGCGACATGAAGAAGCTGGCGGTCGACATCCAGCACATCGTCGAGGAAGGGAGGACCGCATGAGCACCGCAACCCTTTCTCGTCGTTCGTTCATCGGCGCTTCGACCGGGCTCGTCGTCGGTTTCCACATCCCGTTCGCCAGCGCGGCGACGACGCCTGCAGCCGCCACCACGCCCGAGATCAACGCCTGGGTCGTGGTGAAGCCTGACGACACGGTGGTCATCCGCATCGCCCGCTCCGAGATGGGCCAGGGCACGCTGACGGGCCTGGCGCAACTCGTCGCCGAAGAGCTCGACTGCAACTGGGCCAAGGTGACCACCGAGTACCCGACGCCGGGGCAGAACCTCGCGCGCAAACGGGCCTGGGGCAACTTCTCGACCGGCGGCAGCCGTGGCATCCGCGAATCGCACGACTACGTGCGCAAGGGCGGCGCGACCGCCCGTGTGATGCTCGTGCAGGCGGCGGCTGACAAGTGGAAGGTGCCGGCCAGCGAGTGCAGCGCGGCCAACAGCGTCATCACGCACACCCCCAGTGGCCGCACCGTGAGCTACGGCAAGGTCGCGCTGGCCGCCGCACAGCTCACGCCGCCCGCCGACGTGAAGCTGAAGGACCCGAAGGACTGGAAGCTCGCCGGCAAGCCGCTTGCTCGCCTGGACACCGTCGACAAGACCACCGGCGCGCAGGTCTACGGCAGCGACCTGAAGCTGCCCGGCATGCTCAACGCTGCCATCAAGGA
Protein-coding regions in this window:
- a CDS encoding NAD(P)/FAD-dependent oxidoreductase, with amino-acid sequence MKRRDLLLGSSAALTLGACGTAPTVPARAQVVVVGGGFGGATAARYVRLLSDRTIDVVLIEPEASFVSCPVSNLVLSGMRRLSDITHSYNTLVSRHGVTWVRDSATRLDTPTKTVTLAGGASVRYDKLVVSPGVELLFDEIAGLRAAHASGQVLPAWKAGPETLALRRQLEAMPDGGVYAISVPEAPYRCPPGPYERASVIAAYFQRAKPRAKVLILDANPDVTSKPTLFKKAWAELYPGRVEFRPLHKVIGVEGGRIRIEVQDDVRADVLNLLPPMRANTIAAESGLMNAGRWCKVDWLTLESTAAKDVHVLGDAVLAAGGMPKSGHMANAHAKVAAAAIVAQLTGQPVNPRPMLTNTCYSHVADASAIHVASVHEYVAAEATFKPVPGSGGVSAQRNEAEAAYAEGWARNIWADTLG
- a CDS encoding c-type cytochrome, coding for MARRRHAGMFLAGLLAASSVPAQPGGDLATRSLAATCAACHGTDGRAVSGAGMVSLRGLDRQYLQSQLTAFRDGTRPATVMHQIAKGYTPEQIEQLAAYFSALPRVAP
- a CDS encoding cupin domain-containing protein yields the protein MSPNRIFPSAAHFQPTREGEPLRIVVAETPDAVIVAWHVEPGQCIPAHVHPEGQDTWTILSGRGDYQLDAAGTTRPLQAGDVVVAPRGCVHGVFNAGAEPLRFISVVSPAGAGYERLAD
- a CDS encoding PEP-CTERM sorting domain-containing protein, which produces MPKPLIHQRVGALLLACVAGAAQATLITFDEHPYLPGPPGDEFAWYADPIGDRYDALGVDIGDGYLRPLGSDNEYTGSQYLLGGPSFSIRFTGALPTYVSLSFASPSPPLRSIVTASGPGSFSVLADTGGYYWGGPDIGLVETPYRAHSTASFFSLQGIAQLDFSTHGISRNIGKIDNLYFGHVPAVPEPASLALWAAGLGVLGALAKRQSARRS
- a CDS encoding (2Fe-2S)-binding protein, producing the protein MATLHVNGKPRTVKVEPETPLLWVLREQLGLTGTKYGCGVAACGACTVHIDGQPTRSCVRPVSSVSAKEKIVTIEGLSAKGDHPVQKAWQAMDVPQCGYCQSGMIMAAAALLKQKPNPTDADIDAAMTNICRCGTYNRVRAAIKAAAKGGDMKKLAVDIQHIVEEGRTA